From the Cucumis sativus cultivar 9930 chromosome 5, Cucumber_9930_V3, whole genome shotgun sequence genome, the window gtaattgacaaaatatatattaaaatagaaagagataaaaataaaagaaaaaatttaccTCCTCCCCATACTTATCGTCAGGAACTCCAAATGCGACAGCTTGGGCCACGTCCGGATGAGCCAACAACACTGCGTCCACTTCAATCGGCGATatcttttccccttttttcattttttttatttaatcaaaaaCATATACCAATGAATAAagatattgatataattttggaatttaCCTCCACGGTTGATCAATTCCTTGATCCGACCAACAAGATGCAAATACCCATCGGAATCAAAGTACCCAATATCTCCGGTGTGGAACCATCCGTAACGGAAAGCTTCCTCATTCGCCACCGGATTACTTTTGTACCCCTTCGTCACATTCGAACCTTTGATACAAACTTCTCCTTTCACATTCGCTTCCTGAACGATGCCGTTCTCGTCCAGTATCACCATTTCTTGACCCACCGGTTTCCCCACTGACCCAGCCTTGTGCGGACCGTTTTCCGGCAATGGGTTCGTCGACATCAGATGTGTCGCTTCCGTCATCGCGTACGCCTCCAGAACCGGCGCCCCAAACGCCTCCTCCATCCGGTTCATGATACTTGGAGCTAATGATGCACTGCAGCTTCTAATGAACCGGAGCTTCGGGTAAACCTTTTCTGGTTTGTTCGAGTGCCGGTCTAGTATGATTTGATGGATTGTAGGTACGGCAGTGTACCACGTGGCGTTGTATTGGATCATGTCGGCCCAGAATGTCGACGCCGAGAATCTCCCGGCTGCTGGTAAAGCAACGGCGGCTCCGGCAGCTAGTGAGCTTAGTAATCCAGCCATTAAACCGTGGACGTGGAATAATGGAAGGACAATAACGGTGGAGTCGGACTCAGTGAGTTGGTAAACCGATTTAATATTGTTAACCGACGAGGCCAAATTGAACTGAGTCAATGGAACGCCTTTGGGACGGCTGGTGGTGCCTGACGTGTGAAGGAATAACGCCACGTCGGATCCTTCATTGAGGATTTCAAGAACTGAGCCATACTCGGAACCATTCGAGTTGGACGGAGTCAAAGAGAGAACCAACTCGGCACCTGCATCGGGAAGTGAAGCGGTCACGTGCTTGATTTTGAGTTTAGACGCGGCCGTCTCGGCCGGGCTGTTGCCTTCTATAGACGTAACCAAGAGCTTTGATTCAGAGTCCGATAAGTAAAATTCGAACTCCTCAGCCGTGTAGGCGGCGTTGAGTGGCGCCGCAGTGGCTCGAGCACGGATCACAGCTAAAAACATGATAACAAACTACAAAACcaaacaatcaaaatcaaaagttttaatCCGATGGGTGGTTCTATTCTATTGAAACTAATATAATACCTCGACGGTGTTAGGGAAAACAAGGGCAACGACATCGCCGGGCTCGATACCGCCGGCGACGAGTTTAGAGGCGGCGGAATCAACGAGGTGTTGAAGACGGGAATGTGAGAGATCGAACTTTCCGGATACGGATAAGGCTCTCCTGTCAGGAAAGGTTCCGGCGACGGATTGCAATAATCCGGAGAGAGTAATTGGAAACCCCATTTGGGTTGAGAgaagaaatgatgaaaatgataagaGTGAATAAAGTGATGGATGAGGAAGAAGGGAGTTTTTGGggaatatatacaaaaatagtGATAGAGGATGAATAGGGGCGCCTTATTATACTATTCCATGTGGCGGTTTATGGTTCGGTTGTTGTGTGCGGAGTCTTGCTGTTGTTTGAGCATGTTGGCTAACCAGCAATGCACCGGCGGATCCACCTACGGgtcctacaaaaaaaaaaagatgaaactatttataatatatagaaaaaattggtTATTTAGGGTGGTagtatttttagttttcatacTGATTTAAAATCAGGTAATGAATCATAATACTATATTTATGgttaatactttaattttatgttcatatagataaatattttaaaagatacttTGGAGTGACAGcttaaataggaaaaagaaacatacaTTTGATTCTAGTAAATCTTATACAAGATTTAGGAAAACAatctaaactaaattatttccTATTAACacaactttaaattatatatgatatagcaattaatttaacattttcatatatatataagagaagTATTTAGATATATAGAAACAAGTTTAGAAGTACCTGACTTAAACTTGGAAGCAAAAGAGGGAAAGAgaatgaatggaagaatggaagaagatatagaagaagataaaatgtGATGAgtttgaagagagagagagatggaaaatgaaaaggaaaagggaaagggTATGTGGAAAGGAGAAAAGGAgtctttaaaatgtttgtcGTCTGGGTGGACATTTTTGGATAATTATTACCTATCATTATTGGTACCCTTTTggatttatattaaatactaaaaacattttcatacaataaaactattaacaaatacaaaaattattataaaccacaaaataaaataatatctaaaattgataaaaaggATCgctttttgttgaaaattaagaatcaAATGGTGTATTGAATCATTGATTTATTAACTAAGAATAAAATGGTGTATTAAATTACGGATTTATCAAGATAATATCTTCTCCACGTTatcgatttttttattttaatattaattttaaagtatcgaattaatatatataaacaaacaacaatgaaatgaattaaaagtatatcactaaaatgaattaaaagttaGATCAAAATAGTATTAAAATCTTGATGtttatcattgttattatttatttagcgAATAAATGTTCTTAACAGTTAATGAGTTGAGTTATggttggtttttgaaaatttattattctataatacatatttaattggtgaaaaatatttagtttaggTTTATTATATTCTAATCTCTTAGCTTTCAAAGTATTCCATTAATAATACTTAAGTTTTATATTccatattctaatttttaacttttaagaaacaataatataattcttttacttctcaattttatttcaattatggGCCTTGTTAACAAATGACaatactttttcattttactactttcttatatttaaaaatagttaaatataaaaatataattgaaatattgtaaaaaatagaatacgtgaaataaattttgtcctttattagttttgttctATCGAGGGTAAATAATtagtcaattttttatatttttagaaaatctcCTATGTTTATAATAGGGaggctatatatatatatgttgatattAGAAAGATTTAAAGCCTAATAattcaagaaaatttaaatgattgttatttaaaataaaaaattagaataactAAAtggatattttgaaatttcataaaccaaaataaaataaacttaaaaatcaaaataaatattttaaaacgaGGACAAAAGAATTTGTGACCAAAGACTAAAATGAGATAATATTAAGCTTTcgagttttaaatttgtttataagtAATCGGTCCTTAAAATCACTTGTAGTATACTGAGATATGTTGTATATCAATTGAGTTATGAAAACAcgtttaatcattttaatgaaaaaaaagttatcacTAATGTTGTCAAATAACATATGAATAGTTCAATTAGCGACCGACTTTAATTAGGAACCATATTATTAAACAATAGTGGTGTAAGAAATTATTGAATGTtattctcttcattttttttagaccaaaatatgcttttttatgaaaatttaattgataatttgtgaatcacatatatttaattaataaaataaaactttaataaaCTTATTTAAGTGATTGATGCTGGTTTTCAAATGTGTTTTAACCTTGAAATAAATGATTCGAAGtaacaattatatatgaagaaaataaaagttaatttaaaaaatggtcaaaaatagaacgtttgagaaaatatatactttatttgtatatatatatttatatatgaatttataaACAAGAGTAATAGTCTGTTTTTAATAAGAGTTTTTGAATAGAAAATGTGAAGGAGTAAATGTattcataaagaaaagaaaggctATGTATAAAGTTGTAGCcaacaattatatattaaacgTAACCTATTCTTCTTGTTAGTTCCATATATACCTTTCTCATTATACTTTTGTGAAgaaggtttaattttatttttcaacaatttgaaactttatttaaatatatatatatatatatatatatatatatatatatatatatatatatatatatatataatgaaccAAGAATGCGCAACACATTAAAATACAACTATGCATATTGCTACTTTATTAACTATATTGTTACTTTATTCTTTGCCTTTGActacacatttttctttctttatgtgCTATTGGTTTGAgtttcaaataaagaaaaggaagatgaTATAACTAAAAGGGGAAAACAGAAAACACATTTTTGTAGGTTAGTCTTATCAATTTTACTCGAAAaacatttgtatttgtattacATATCTTGGTTCGGTGGTTCTCAAGTCaaactcaatttaaaaaaaaaaacgagcATTGTAGCAATGTGGTGATGACCTGTTCAACACGCATCATGTTGAagtgaaaaagtaaaagtatttAGCTGATTGAAGTGGGTTGGGTACTACAGGAGATAGATATTAGCATTGAAAGTATATAGGATGTTCGTTTGATTTTATTACATCATGTTAGGTCTAGATAGCTAGATGGTGTCAGTTGAAGATCAGGGCTCGAGGAATGTCCTCAGGTTTAATTTAACCATATAATAACTTTCAAGAGAATTATAGTTGtgaaaattttttataaacgtcatgaaattttagtttcctaattataataatatattgttacaCATATCTACTAAtgccaaaatttaaatggataAAATGTACCGTTCATCTGACCTACACGTGATAACAACagtaaatttatatttcaagtaAGACATGACcagcaaaagaaagaatatggTCGCAATTACCACAAAACGTCACTAGCTAATTTTAGCTATAGCTTTTATGTTGAATgaagttagaaaaaagagagattaatTAAGAGGTGAGAAGTTGTGGTTAGTGAAAGTAATTAAGATTCCAAATTGATTGGCTAAGTGAGAAAGAAGATAAGGACACGTGTGATGTGCGTTTTGTTAAACAAAGTTGACCAAACTTATATTTAGTCTGAAGGgattatgaaatttgtcaaattttgattGGTCCGTTTCTTGCCCGTGTCCGCCCCACTTTTACTTCCGCTTCCCATTTGTCCCACGTGCCAATAATAAAACGTGCCGTACCACTACTTTTTATTACcatattaaatatacaaaacttTCCCCTTCTTATTACTTCCCTACAAACTCtacttttctatttattctctccCGGATTTATTAATAGTTTTACCACTCAACTAGCTATCGGGTATGggatatctatatatatatatatataaaacataaagttgAGCGGATTTGAGTctatcaaacttataataaattgtttttagatactacttaattaatttaaaggaTATTATAGGTATAATTGGatcgtatatatatatatatacaacttcACAATTATCTCaagatattttaatataacacGTCTAAAAACCTAATGCGGTAAGAGATGAAATATTGCAAACTACTTGACacaattcaacaaaaattttctatgttttaagtttagaGATTCAAATTCTTCTATCTCAAAGTGGAACAAATCGTCACCCCTTTATTCATTCACTAATAGAAATTTGGATCTTAACGATGCAAAATTTGTGTCATAAAGAGTTTTAATGACACAACTTTGCGTTATTGAAGTCTTTGTCAAGAAAGGTTATTTGACGACACTTCGAAAAAATGTCGTTAAATATGCTTAGATGACACCAAGACTGTGTCATTAATACCCTTTACGTTGATTTCACTATTATCTATAACTCGATACTAATATATTGTCACCAAATACTCTTACGTTCAACAGAATAAAAGTTCATTTACCTTATGTCAAGaagaattttgtatttttattttaacgtACATTTTATTTCACCccacctttttttcttaatgagtattattaaaacttaaatttcgAGTAGTAATTCGATTGCATTTGAGAAgagagataataataaaaatattttacatacGTACCAACCattgaaaatcttttattatatatacatgtggAGCTATTTTTgctttagagaagaaaaaaatatgtagaaTTTGAGTTAAACATATAGAGGACAAAATAGtcctcaaaattatttaattttcaactttgagGAACCAAGaaattgacatttaaaaattaaggtTGAATAATATATTGTGTAGGGACTTTTAGACCTACAATTTAGACAATCTTAATTGggtacatacatatatatatataaggtcaaacaaaaatgaaataatgtataatatatgctttaaactatattatatgcatatatataatgacaataatcatataaaataaagttgaaattagGTAGGAATTGAAACTTTATAccccaaaaaataaaaaactttcaCATATTTTCCCATTTtggatataatttttaaaaaaagttacaaatacGAGTAGGAACCaccatatgtatatatatattcttctcCCCCACAAAAGGGTCAAAATGCTGGacttgaaaatttaaacaagaaaaagaatatgtttgaaaatgtcttcttcaaatttaaaagttctcaacatatattgtttttaattttgatctcAAAGTACATATGGTACTATAAATACCCTTAaaattccatttctttttcaaacatcaaacaaagagAATTTGAGATTTCATTTAGAGAAagcaaagagagagagagagagagagagagagatgttGGTTGAGATATTTGAAGGTATTGGGTTGgtgattttttgtttatttattttgtttgtttttagggtattgttttgttgttggGTTTCACCATTTTTAGTACATAAAAAGCTTAAGAGAAATGGGTTTAGAGGTCCAACCCCATGTTTTCCTCTTGGAAATATCAGTGAAATGAAAAGGATGAATGCAAACAACCCTAATAGTACAGTTGAAGATTCCTCCTCTCATCATCAACTTACTCACGATATTCATTCCACTGTCTTCCCGTATTTTGCAAGGTGGCAAACTACGTACGGTAAGCATTCTTATATATAAGAGAAACGACATTGTTATATGattcattcttcttcattgatttaattttaatttccctCTTTAAATCTTTAGATTTTACTAATGTTTTTagcattttctttattgaatagTTGGACTTCATGCATACGCAGAAGTTGATGTCAGCTGAGTTTATACGTTCATGTCGGTGAATTGTTTtaagtattttcttatagAGAAATATACGATTAGATCAGGGAtgaataatcataattagtaGGGGGTGCAATGGAACACTTCAACTGGAATTTTAACGTTGATTGACGATGAATTGTGTATGTTATTGCAGGAAAAGTATTTACATATTGGTTGGGGACAGAGCCATTCTTGTATATAGCAGAACCAGAATTAGTGAAGATATTATCAAAAGAAGTAAAAGCAAAGCATTGGGGAAAGCCATCAGTGTTCAAAAATGACAGAAAATCAATGTTTGGAAATGGTTTGGTAATGGCTGAAGGAGATGAATGGGTT encodes:
- the LOC101220634 gene encoding oxalate--CoA ligase; amino-acid sequence: MGFPITLSGLLQSVAGTFPDRRALSVSGKFDLSHSRLQHLVDSAASKLVAGGIEPGDVVALVFPNTVEFVIMFLAVIRARATAAPLNAAYTAEEFEFYLSDSESKLLVTSIEGNSPAETAASKLKIKHVTASLPDAGAELVLSLTPSNSNGSEYGSVLEILNEGSDVALFLHTSGTTSRPKGVPLTQFNLASSVNNIKSVYQLTESDSTVIVLPLFHVHGLMAGLLSSLAAGAAVALPAAGRFSASTFWADMIQYNATWYTAVPTIHQIILDRHSNKPEKVYPKLRFIRSCSASLAPSIMNRMEEAFGAPVLEAYAMTEATHLMSTNPLPENGPHKAGSVGKPVGQEMVILDENGIVQEANVKGEVCIKGSNVTKGYKSNPVANEEAFRYGWFHTGDIGYFDSDGYLHLVGRIKELINRGGEKISPIEVDAVLLAHPDVAQAVAFGVPDDKYGEEINCAIIPREGSKIGEEDVMSFCKNNLAAFKVPKKVFLTDSLPKTASGKIQRRIVAAHFLHQDS